From the genome of Lentilactobacillus buchneri, one region includes:
- the rnc gene encoding ribonuclease III, producing MIKGLNEMLKQDFGIHIDDQDLLDEAFTQASYVNEHRGEGLKFYERLEFLGDAVLQLIVSDYIFKRYPKMPQGRLTRLRAAMVNEQSFSTFARECHFNQYIRLGKGEEKAGARDRDSLLCDIFESFVGCLYLDQGQAEVTRFVTKVIFPKLDEGMFAEFFDHKTELQELAQADGPVAIDYELVDEYGPDNDRSFKVNVSIDGKLYGVGIGHSKKGAEQKAAQQALEQFDTEGDNLV from the coding sequence TTGATAAAGGGTTTAAATGAGATGCTAAAGCAAGATTTTGGCATCCATATCGACGATCAGGATTTGCTTGATGAAGCATTCACACAGGCTTCTTACGTCAATGAGCATCGCGGTGAAGGCTTAAAATTTTATGAGCGTCTGGAGTTTTTGGGGGATGCAGTTTTACAGCTGATCGTCTCCGACTACATTTTCAAACGTTATCCAAAGATGCCTCAAGGACGGCTCACGCGACTTCGAGCAGCAATGGTTAATGAGCAAAGTTTCAGCACCTTTGCCAGAGAATGTCATTTTAATCAGTATATCCGTCTCGGTAAGGGCGAAGAAAAGGCGGGGGCTCGTGATCGGGACTCGCTGTTATGTGATATTTTTGAATCATTCGTCGGCTGCCTTTATTTGGACCAAGGGCAGGCCGAGGTAACACGGTTTGTGACCAAAGTGATTTTTCCAAAGCTCGATGAAGGCATGTTTGCCGAATTCTTTGATCATAAGACCGAGTTACAAGAACTCGCCCAAGCAGACGGTCCGGTGGCCATCGACTATGAATTAGTGGACGAATACGGACCCGACAACGACCGTTCGTTTAAGGTCAACGTCTCAATTGACGGCAAACTTTACGGTGTTGGAATTGGCCATTCCAAGAAAGGCGCCGAGCAAAAGGCCGCCCAACAAGCCCTGGAACAGTTTGATACCGAGGGCGACAATCTAGTTTAG
- the smc gene encoding chromosome segregation protein SMC has translation MQLKSIEIIGFKSFADKTLIKFPGGMTGIVGPNGSGKSNIAESIRWVMGEQSAKNLRGSRMPDVIFSGSADRRSLGMASVTLTLDNSDHFIKSPFDELKLSRKLFRNGDSSYYLNEKQCRLKDITDLFMDTGIGQGSLSIISQGNVEQIFNSKPEERRSIIENVAGVYKYKQHKNTAQKEIDETSDNLNRVEDIISELQSRMAPLEEQSSLATDYLDQKKRLDQFEKQQLILATQKLIAAGQQLKHTVSEKSDLVNKIYAQVRRDENDRDKLKANLTQNRAQIDQINEQILTATEQIQSLKSKHQLSAQEKSFKDADLNRISEQIKLTDKQIDDFQVKLTQSVDAGKRLSEKIAAKQADFDKLAEAQKANSVSVIESEIDQLRNQYVDLLQQKTDIKNQITMKTHDEAQLEQQLGSQRQRINKVREDLGQTQAELANKQTALASSQSELTDVSKQLADLTQLMNTHQQAVDSSQANWLAALKIAEQAKAKAESLKNLHDSYRGFYRGVANLLKRKNQLTGILGPVSDYLTIDQRYVKAIETALGSQAQHVIVEDNRAASSAIGLLTKERLGRVTLLPISTIKSRWLSSTIVHESQEVLGFIGVAADLVSMPDNLNQIKGFLLGTTIIADTLDHAINISKQINQRTRIVTLDGQVVNAGGSLTGGASRHDNQGVLVQKSELAALNQSTAQMDQKLTENERRLQHAKDELAKITASHERGQRKAFEIRQQTATLEDQCHSLEEAVQEKQREFKTLQLALKNAAQSDGTTDTDQLVNRQDAIDKQLRAVNDDLDNKRVQLANVKQSAQKFTTEKQQVREAIVVEQQKLNQLEVDQTGIKKQIATHRQNRDRLIKQRDHLKAELSRQVDAGTLNEQIKTAEASQHALNLTQNKLKATVGEAQDHLDQLNQKIQDEQINLNNAKYELTSAQTAAAKNHQNLDTNFATLETTYQIDQHDLANPDWNWDEKQVASQIKMLRTGIDEIGPVNIGAIQEFKEVSKRFEFLTSQKQDLLDAKDHLTATMRDMDDTITTKFATAFKQVSQAFSKVFVDMFGGGEAKLVLTDPDDMLDTGIEIMVKPPGKNYRNLNLLSGGEKALTAITMLFAIIKVRPVPFCILDEAEAALDPFNADRFAKYLKRFGDETQFVVITHRKETMIYADQLYGVTMQESGVSKVVTVNLDNLKTEVS, from the coding sequence GTGCAACTTAAATCCATTGAAATTATCGGTTTTAAATCATTTGCAGACAAAACCCTCATCAAGTTTCCGGGTGGAATGACTGGAATTGTTGGTCCCAATGGAAGCGGTAAGAGTAATATTGCCGAATCAATCCGTTGGGTAATGGGGGAACAATCTGCCAAAAATCTCCGTGGGTCGCGGATGCCTGATGTTATTTTTTCAGGCTCCGCCGATCGACGGTCTTTAGGCATGGCCTCGGTGACTTTAACCTTGGACAACTCCGACCATTTCATTAAGTCTCCCTTCGATGAGCTCAAGCTTTCCCGGAAACTCTTTCGGAACGGCGATAGTTCCTATTATTTAAACGAAAAACAGTGTCGTCTTAAGGACATTACCGATTTGTTCATGGATACCGGCATCGGTCAAGGGTCATTGTCGATCATTTCTCAGGGTAATGTGGAACAAATCTTCAACAGTAAACCTGAGGAGCGACGATCAATTATTGAAAATGTCGCCGGCGTCTACAAATACAAGCAGCACAAGAATACTGCCCAAAAAGAAATCGATGAGACTTCCGATAATCTCAATCGAGTGGAAGACATCATTTCTGAACTTCAAAGTCGAATGGCACCGCTTGAAGAGCAAAGTAGTCTGGCAACGGATTATCTGGATCAAAAAAAGCGTTTAGATCAGTTTGAAAAGCAGCAGTTAATTTTGGCAACTCAGAAATTGATCGCAGCCGGCCAGCAGCTCAAACACACCGTTAGTGAAAAGTCTGACTTGGTTAATAAAATTTACGCTCAAGTTCGCCGGGATGAAAATGACCGCGACAAACTGAAAGCCAATTTAACTCAAAACCGGGCCCAAATCGACCAAATCAACGAGCAAATTCTGACAGCAACCGAACAAATTCAGTCGCTGAAGAGCAAGCATCAGTTGTCCGCCCAAGAGAAGTCTTTTAAGGACGCCGATTTAAACCGGATTTCGGAACAAATCAAACTGACTGACAAGCAAATTGACGATTTTCAGGTCAAACTCACCCAATCGGTGGATGCCGGCAAACGGCTATCGGAAAAAATTGCTGCCAAACAAGCCGATTTCGACAAACTGGCAGAAGCCCAAAAAGCGAATAGCGTTTCGGTAATTGAATCTGAAATCGACCAATTGCGTAATCAATATGTCGACTTACTGCAGCAAAAAACCGACATTAAAAATCAAATTACCATGAAAACTCATGATGAAGCCCAACTTGAGCAGCAACTGGGGTCACAGCGACAGCGGATTAATAAAGTGCGCGAAGACCTTGGCCAAACCCAGGCAGAATTGGCTAACAAACAAACCGCTCTAGCATCCAGCCAATCTGAATTGACGGATGTTTCCAAGCAGCTGGCTGATTTAACTCAATTAATGAATACTCACCAGCAGGCTGTCGACAGTTCCCAAGCCAATTGGCTGGCAGCACTCAAAATTGCCGAGCAGGCCAAAGCAAAAGCCGAGTCTTTGAAGAATCTCCATGACTCTTATCGTGGCTTTTATCGGGGCGTGGCGAATCTTCTCAAACGGAAAAACCAATTAACCGGGATTTTGGGGCCGGTCAGTGACTATTTAACGATTGATCAACGATATGTGAAGGCCATCGAGACCGCATTAGGATCTCAAGCCCAACACGTCATTGTCGAGGATAACCGGGCCGCTTCCTCCGCCATTGGTTTGCTGACCAAAGAGCGTTTGGGGCGGGTGACCCTGCTGCCAATTTCAACCATTAAAAGTCGGTGGCTAAGTTCGACAATCGTCCACGAGTCACAAGAAGTTCTTGGATTCATTGGTGTAGCAGCCGATTTGGTATCCATGCCGGATAATCTCAACCAGATTAAAGGCTTCCTTTTGGGGACCACGATTATCGCCGATACGCTTGACCACGCAATTAACATTTCCAAGCAAATTAATCAGCGCACGCGCATTGTCACTTTGGATGGCCAAGTCGTCAATGCCGGTGGATCCTTAACCGGTGGTGCCAGTCGTCATGATAACCAAGGGGTGTTGGTTCAAAAATCCGAGTTGGCCGCTCTCAATCAATCGACCGCTCAAATGGACCAAAAGCTGACGGAAAATGAACGTCGGCTCCAGCATGCCAAGGATGAGCTGGCTAAAATCACTGCGTCACATGAGCGTGGTCAACGAAAAGCGTTCGAAATTCGCCAACAGACCGCAACCTTGGAGGACCAGTGTCATTCACTTGAAGAGGCTGTTCAGGAAAAGCAGCGTGAATTTAAGACCCTCCAGCTCGCTTTGAAGAACGCTGCCCAGTCCGATGGAACAACTGACACCGACCAGCTGGTCAACCGTCAGGATGCCATCGACAAACAATTGCGGGCAGTCAATGACGACTTGGATAACAAACGGGTTCAACTGGCAAACGTTAAACAATCGGCTCAAAAATTTACCACGGAAAAGCAACAAGTCCGAGAGGCGATTGTTGTTGAGCAGCAAAAGTTGAATCAGCTTGAAGTTGATCAAACAGGAATCAAAAAGCAGATTGCGACTCATCGGCAGAATCGGGACCGCCTGATCAAACAGCGAGACCACTTAAAGGCTGAACTCAGTCGTCAAGTGGACGCGGGGACGTTGAACGAGCAAATTAAGACTGCCGAAGCCAGCCAACACGCACTTAACCTGACGCAAAACAAGTTGAAAGCCACCGTTGGCGAAGCGCAGGATCATTTGGATCAGTTAAATCAAAAGATTCAAGATGAGCAGATTAACTTGAATAACGCCAAATATGAACTTACCAGTGCCCAGACAGCTGCTGCTAAAAACCACCAGAATCTGGATACCAACTTTGCGACTCTGGAAACGACTTATCAGATCGATCAACATGATTTAGCGAATCCCGACTGGAATTGGGATGAAAAGCAGGTTGCCAGCCAAATTAAAATGCTGCGGACCGGGATTGACGAAATTGGGCCGGTGAATATCGGTGCCATCCAGGAATTCAAGGAAGTTTCCAAACGTTTTGAATTTTTGACCAGTCAAAAACAAGACCTCTTGGATGCCAAGGATCATTTAACCGCCACCATGCGCGACATGGATGACACCATCACGACTAAATTTGCCACGGCGTTCAAACAAGTCAGCCAAGCCTTTTCAAAAGTCTTCGTTGATATGTTTGGCGGCGGTGAAGCCAAACTGGTCTTGACCGATCCTGATGATATGTTGGATACTGGAATTGAGATTATGGTTAAGCCGCCTGGCAAGAACTATCGCAACTTAAATCTCTTGTCCGGTGGCGAGAAAGCCTTAACAGCGATCACCATGCTGTTTGCGATCATTAAGGTTCGACCGGTGCCATTTTGCATCTTGGATGAGGCCGAAGCCGCCCTTGACCCGTTTAACGCAGACCGCTTTGCAAAATACTTAAAGCGTTTTGGTGATGAGACCCAGTTTGTGGTCATCACTCATCGAAAAGAAACCATGATTTACGCCGATCAACTGTATGGGGTAACGATGCAGGAATCAGGCGTTTCAAAAGTTGTTACTGTTAATTTAGATAATTTAAAAACGGAGGTGAGTTGA
- the plsX gene encoding phosphate acyltransferase PlsX, with product MKIAVDAMGGDYAPKEVVEGIELARDAYADVEFQLFGQTDQIKKYLKNDDRIQIVQADEVIEMGDEPVKAVRTKKQSSIVLAATAVKEGTADAFFSAGNTGAILAAGLFIVGRIKGIDRPGLTTTLPVIGVKNQDKFVMIDVGANADTKVLNIYQYALMGKYYAQNVNQVENPRIGLLNNGTEADKGDMNHRKVHDLLAADKDINFVGNVESRELLNGAADVVVTDGFTGNAVLKSIEGTALSMLSLIKTTIMDSGTKAKFGALMLKDAFHKIGGSMDYSQYGGAVLLGVNAPVVKTHGSSKADTVKNTIGQIRQIIASNMIPDLNQYVVDHADELQQIKDSIKSSK from the coding sequence ATGAAAATTGCAGTTGACGCCATGGGCGGCGATTACGCCCCTAAAGAAGTTGTTGAAGGAATTGAATTGGCACGGGATGCTTATGCCGATGTTGAATTCCAACTATTTGGTCAAACCGACCAAATTAAAAAATATCTTAAAAATGATGATCGAATTCAGATTGTCCAAGCCGATGAAGTCATCGAAATGGGTGATGAACCGGTTAAAGCCGTTCGTACCAAAAAACAATCCAGCATCGTTCTGGCAGCAACCGCCGTTAAAGAAGGAACTGCGGATGCATTCTTCTCGGCAGGGAACACTGGTGCCATTTTAGCCGCTGGTTTGTTTATCGTTGGCCGCATCAAAGGAATCGATCGTCCCGGATTGACCACCACTTTGCCGGTCATCGGCGTTAAGAATCAAGATAAATTTGTGATGATTGACGTGGGAGCCAATGCCGACACCAAGGTTTTAAATATTTACCAGTATGCCTTGATGGGAAAATATTACGCCCAAAACGTCAACCAAGTTGAAAATCCACGAATTGGTCTCTTGAACAACGGGACCGAAGCGGATAAAGGTGATATGAATCACCGGAAAGTGCATGATCTTTTGGCAGCCGACAAAGATATCAATTTTGTCGGCAACGTTGAATCCCGTGAATTACTCAACGGGGCCGCCGACGTGGTTGTGACCGACGGCTTTACCGGAAACGCCGTATTAAAGAGCATTGAGGGAACTGCTTTGTCGATGCTCAGCTTAATTAAGACGACCATCATGGATAGCGGCACTAAGGCAAAGTTTGGGGCTTTGATGTTAAAAGACGCTTTCCACAAAATTGGTGGTTCAATGGACTATTCACAATATGGCGGCGCAGTTTTACTCGGCGTTAATGCGCCGGTCGTCAAGACACATGGCAGCAGCAAAGCAGACACGGTGAAGAATACGATTGGCCAAATCCGCCAGATTATTGCCTCAAATATGATTCCTGATCTGAATCAATACGTCGTCGACCATGCTGATGAACTGCAGCAGATAAAAGATAGTATCAAAAGCAGTAAATAG
- the acpP gene encoding acyl carrier protein, translating into MDKDEVFNKIADLVADQFDVDRSKITGDLNFKNDLDADSIDFVEFVLDMEDTFNAEISDEDAEKLNTINEAVDFVMAHQK; encoded by the coding sequence ATGGACAAAGATGAAGTGTTTAATAAAATTGCCGATTTGGTGGCTGACCAGTTTGATGTCGACCGAAGTAAAATTACCGGTGACTTAAATTTCAAAAACGATCTTGATGCTGATTCAATTGATTTTGTTGAATTCGTATTGGATATGGAAGATACTTTTAACGCAGAAATTTCCGATGAGGATGCTGAAAAGCTGAATACCATTAACGAGGCCGTTGATTTTGTCATGGCTCATCAAAAATAA
- the rpmB gene encoding 50S ribosomal protein L28, whose amino-acid sequence MAKDFINGKRTHFGNKRSHALNSSRRSWKPNLQKVRILVDGKPKKVWISARTLKSGKVTRV is encoded by the coding sequence ATGGCAAAGGATTTTATTAACGGTAAGCGTACCCACTTTGGTAACAAACGTTCACACGCTTTAAACTCAAGCCGTCGCAGCTGGAAGCCAAATTTGCAAAAAGTTCGCATTCTTGTTGATGGCAAGCCTAAGAAGGTTTGGATTTCTGCCCGAACACTTAAATCAGGTAAAGTAACCCGTGTATAG
- the recG gene encoding ATP-dependent DNA helicase RecG has translation MASLSDSVGVLKGVGEKRLTAFNKLGINTINDLLTYYPRRYDDLSLKDLRTAVDGQKVTVKGIVISEPTVRFFGRRKSRLGFHLKINDEIYNVTFFNQPWLKKQLELEAQVIIFGTFDRNRNQIQGMKILNGEKSETYDSIYPSNKEVKQNTIKQLIKLGFDEYQDQLVDVIPESIRTKYRLESFHDTIQNIHFPTSPVAAQKAFRTAKFMEFFLFAMKIQILKQRHRKPDPAAKVTYDPDLVGQFTSQLKFKLTDSQNKVVNEILTDLGKPLEMNRLLQGDVGSGKTVVAAIAILAAISAGKQAAIMAPTEILAEQHANTFAKLFEKFDINIALLTGATTGLARKAMLPRIADGEVNLIVGTHALFQDQVDYHDLGLAVIDEQHRFGVNQRQALRLKGNSTNMLAMTATPIPRTLAITMYGDMDVSVIDELPKGRKPIKTTWITSAKTDSAIRFVKKQLDAGNQVYVVTPLIEESEAVDMKNAMAIFDRFKAIFEPQYSVGLLHGRMSDEEKDTAMADFKNNQFQVLVATTVIEVGVDVTNANTMLIFDADHFGLAQLHQLRGRVGRGDTQSYCILIADPKNELGKKRMTAVASSTDGFFLSQKDLELRGQGNITGSKQSGMPDFKVADPVGDLNILQVANQEAQSITVHQDWQKQPENVQLSQYLKYNETITTD, from the coding sequence TTGGCCAGCTTAAGTGATTCGGTTGGGGTTCTCAAAGGAGTCGGCGAAAAGCGCCTGACTGCTTTTAATAAGCTCGGAATCAATACCATCAACGACTTACTGACTTATTATCCCCGCCGATATGATGATTTATCGCTAAAAGATTTAAGAACTGCCGTCGATGGCCAAAAAGTCACCGTCAAAGGGATCGTGATTAGCGAGCCAACTGTTCGTTTTTTTGGTCGGCGCAAAAGTCGGCTTGGTTTTCATTTAAAAATTAATGATGAAATCTATAACGTCACTTTTTTTAATCAGCCGTGGCTGAAAAAGCAGCTTGAGTTGGAAGCCCAAGTGATTATTTTTGGTACCTTTGACCGCAATCGTAACCAGATTCAAGGGATGAAAATTTTAAACGGCGAAAAAAGCGAAACCTATGATTCAATCTATCCAAGTAACAAAGAAGTCAAACAAAATACCATTAAGCAATTGATCAAGCTTGGATTTGATGAATACCAGGATCAGCTAGTTGACGTTATTCCAGAATCAATTCGCACCAAGTATCGATTGGAATCTTTCCACGATACCATTCAAAATATCCATTTTCCAACATCACCGGTCGCTGCCCAAAAAGCTTTTCGAACTGCCAAGTTCATGGAATTTTTCTTATTTGCCATGAAAATTCAAATTTTAAAACAGCGCCACAGAAAACCGGATCCGGCAGCCAAAGTCACCTACGATCCCGATCTGGTTGGGCAGTTCACCAGTCAACTAAAATTCAAACTGACCGATTCCCAAAACAAAGTTGTCAATGAAATCTTGACAGACTTGGGCAAACCATTGGAAATGAATCGCTTGCTCCAAGGGGATGTTGGTAGTGGCAAAACTGTGGTTGCTGCAATTGCTATTTTGGCAGCGATTAGTGCCGGCAAACAAGCCGCAATTATGGCCCCAACTGAAATTCTAGCCGAGCAGCATGCCAACACGTTTGCCAAGTTGTTTGAAAAATTTGATATCAACATTGCCCTGTTGACCGGGGCGACCACTGGCCTAGCCCGTAAGGCGATGCTGCCACGGATTGCTGACGGCGAAGTCAATCTGATTGTCGGCACCCACGCCTTATTCCAAGATCAAGTTGACTATCACGATCTTGGTTTGGCGGTCATTGACGAACAGCATCGCTTCGGGGTCAACCAGCGCCAGGCCTTACGACTGAAGGGAAATAGTACCAACATGCTGGCAATGACTGCCACGCCGATTCCGCGGACACTGGCGATTACGATGTACGGTGATATGGACGTTTCTGTGATCGACGAACTGCCAAAGGGCCGCAAGCCAATTAAGACAACTTGGATTACCTCCGCTAAAACGGATAGTGCCATCCGATTCGTTAAGAAACAATTGGATGCCGGAAATCAAGTGTACGTCGTCACACCGTTGATAGAGGAATCGGAAGCTGTCGATATGAAGAACGCCATGGCGATTTTCGACCGTTTCAAAGCGATTTTTGAACCGCAGTATTCGGTTGGTCTCCTACATGGGCGAATGTCCGATGAAGAAAAGGATACGGCCATGGCCGATTTTAAGAACAATCAATTCCAAGTTCTGGTGGCGACAACGGTGATTGAAGTTGGCGTTGACGTGACGAATGCCAATACCATGCTGATATTTGATGCCGATCATTTCGGTTTGGCACAACTCCACCAACTTCGCGGTCGCGTTGGCCGTGGCGACACGCAGTCCTACTGCATTTTGATTGCCGACCCCAAAAACGAGTTGGGTAAAAAGCGGATGACGGCGGTTGCCAGCAGCACCGACGGCTTTTTCCTCTCCCAAAAGGATTTGGAATTGCGTGGCCAAGGTAACATCACCGGCAGTAAACAATCAGGGATGCCTGATTTCAAAGTGGCCGATCCGGTTGGTGATTTGAATATTTTACAAGTTGCCAATCAGGAGGCCCAGAGTATTACGGTTCATCAAGACTGGCAAAAGCAGCCAGAAAATGTACAATTATCACAGTATTTAAAATATAATGAAACTATTACTACGGATTAA
- a CDS encoding Asp23/Gls24 family envelope stress response protein, with protein MAVKIKTRFGTVDIDNNVIANVVGGAATDNYGVVGMASRNQLRDNVNTILNRENYFKGVVVKQHDNEIEVNVYIIVAYGNKISEVSKNVQAKVKYNLQSMLGVSANSVNVIIQGVQVMND; from the coding sequence ATGGCCGTCAAAATCAAAACCAGATTTGGAACAGTTGACATCGACAACAACGTCATCGCAAATGTTGTTGGTGGGGCTGCCACCGATAATTACGGAGTCGTGGGTATGGCAAGTCGCAATCAGCTCAGAGACAATGTCAACACGATTTTAAACCGCGAGAATTATTTCAAAGGTGTTGTGGTTAAACAACACGATAATGAAATTGAAGTTAACGTTTATATTATCGTTGCTTATGGCAACAAAATTTCAGAGGTTTCTAAAAACGTTCAAGCAAAGGTTAAGTATAACCTACAAAGTATGCTTGGGGTATCTGCAAATTCGGTCAATGTCATCATTCAAGGCGTTCAGGTAATGAATGACTGA
- a CDS encoding thiamine diphosphokinase has translation MKILNLLVGGPIDLWPDELKNGQIKGDWIGIDRGNLHLIERGIDPLVAIGDFDSLKPAELQLVRDHIKDIRQSIPEKDDTDTQLGLKVALQEHHADRLDIYGATGGRLDHFLANLWMVLEPRFKPYAPKIRMIDKQNTITFFLPGTYQIEKEPDKKYLAFVALTPMDHLTLFDEKYQLNDYQVKHPMSLASNEFVGETARFKFGSGVMCVIQSKDINRYN, from the coding sequence ATGAAGATCTTAAATCTATTGGTTGGCGGCCCCATTGACCTCTGGCCAGACGAATTGAAAAATGGACAGATTAAAGGTGATTGGATCGGCATCGATAGAGGCAATCTCCATTTGATTGAACGGGGAATCGACCCACTTGTCGCGATTGGTGACTTTGATTCCTTAAAACCGGCAGAACTTCAATTGGTTCGTGACCACATTAAGGATATCCGCCAATCAATTCCTGAAAAAGACGATACTGATACCCAATTGGGGTTGAAGGTCGCCTTGCAGGAACATCACGCCGATCGACTTGACATTTACGGTGCGACGGGTGGTCGGCTGGATCATTTTCTAGCCAATCTGTGGATGGTTTTGGAGCCCCGGTTCAAGCCCTACGCACCGAAAATTCGAATGATTGACAAGCAAAATACGATTACTTTCTTTTTGCCAGGGACTTATCAGATTGAAAAAGAACCTGATAAAAAATATTTGGCCTTTGTGGCGTTAACGCCGATGGATCATTTAACTTTGTTTGATGAAAAATATCAGCTGAATGATTATCAGGTTAAACACCCAATGTCGCTTGCCAGCAACGAATTTGTTGGTGAAACTGCCAGGTTTAAATTTGGCAGTGGGGTGATGTGTGTTATTCAAAGCAAAGATATTAATCGTTATAACTAA
- a CDS encoding DAK2 domain-containing protein: MKVTEITNTEFTAMVQAAATKLNKNSDFINSLNVFPVPDGDTGTNMSLSMASGYKYVNKDVKTNVGDLTAALAKGLLMGARGNSGVILSQIFRGFSKSTEGKETLSAQDISDAFVAGTEIAYKSVMKPTEGTILTVVRMAATAGKKAAATTNDVVAVMDAIYQASQSALEKTPDLLPVLKQVGVVDSGGQGLVFVLEAFDDVLNGRNEAESGEYQPNDAEMNQMIKVADQSVQSKLNPEDIVYGYCTQIMVRIGKGREVDHQFDYQTFYDYLAKLGDSLLVINDDDIVKVHVHTEHPGKVLAWGQEFGDLATVKVDNMRLQQETIIEEDEDSQEDASPIQKAESISTQQPTSDTAIISVSSGKGLNQLFESLGVNYIVSGGQTMNPSTEDIVNAIQNTKAKQAIVLPNNKNIFLAAEQAAKVVDIPTVIVHSKTISQGITAMLGFNPENSLEDNQKAMEDNLPTVKSGQVTTAIRDTKIDDLDIKKDQFMGIVDGDIATVGDKLIDTAIQMVKKMLDDDSEAITIIYGEGADQAAAEKVQAGILKLDDELEVEIHEGDQPVYPFLISVE, translated from the coding sequence TTGAAGGTTACAGAAATTACCAACACCGAATTTACGGCAATGGTTCAAGCAGCCGCAACTAAACTAAATAAAAATTCTGATTTTATCAATTCACTGAACGTATTCCCGGTTCCGGATGGAGATACCGGAACCAATATGAGCCTATCCATGGCTTCGGGTTATAAATATGTGAATAAAGATGTCAAGACAAACGTTGGCGATTTAACCGCTGCTTTGGCTAAGGGACTTCTAATGGGAGCCCGAGGCAACTCAGGGGTTATTTTATCGCAGATTTTCCGGGGCTTTTCGAAGTCCACGGAGGGTAAAGAAACTTTGAGTGCCCAAGATATTTCTGATGCCTTCGTTGCCGGGACGGAAATCGCCTATAAGTCCGTTATGAAGCCAACCGAGGGAACCATTTTGACCGTTGTGCGAATGGCCGCTACTGCTGGTAAGAAAGCAGCCGCTACGACCAATGATGTTGTCGCTGTCATGGATGCCATCTACCAGGCCTCACAATCCGCTTTGGAGAAAACACCGGATTTATTGCCGGTTCTGAAGCAGGTTGGCGTCGTCGACTCGGGTGGACAAGGATTGGTATTCGTTTTGGAAGCTTTCGATGATGTCTTGAATGGCAGAAACGAAGCTGAATCTGGTGAATATCAACCTAACGATGCGGAAATGAATCAGATGATTAAAGTGGCCGATCAAAGTGTTCAAAGTAAATTAAATCCAGAAGATATCGTGTATGGCTACTGTACGCAAATTATGGTCCGAATCGGCAAAGGCCGCGAAGTCGATCATCAATTTGACTATCAGACCTTTTATGATTATCTCGCCAAACTTGGCGATTCATTGCTGGTGATCAACGATGATGATATTGTCAAAGTCCATGTTCACACTGAACATCCCGGCAAAGTGCTTGCCTGGGGTCAGGAGTTTGGAGATTTGGCAACTGTTAAAGTCGATAACATGCGACTTCAACAAGAAACCATCATTGAAGAAGATGAGGACAGCCAAGAGGATGCTTCACCAATTCAAAAAGCTGAAAGTATCAGCACCCAACAGCCAACTTCAGATACTGCCATTATTTCTGTTTCTTCAGGCAAGGGGCTGAACCAACTGTTTGAAAGTTTGGGCGTCAACTACATTGTCAGCGGCGGACAGACGATGAATCCTAGTACCGAAGACATTGTCAACGCAATTCAAAATACAAAAGCCAAACAGGCAATCGTCTTGCCGAATAACAAAAACATTTTCCTGGCGGCTGAACAAGCTGCCAAGGTGGTTGATATTCCGACGGTCATTGTTCATTCAAAGACGATCTCACAAGGGATTACCGCCATGCTTGGCTTTAATCCGGAAAATTCGCTCGAAGATAACCAAAAGGCAATGGAAGATAATTTGCCAACGGTTAAGTCCGGCCAAGTGACGACCGCCATTCGTGACACTAAGATTGATGATTTGGATATTAAAAAAGATCAATTTATGGGCATCGTTGACGGCGATATTGCCACCGTTGGTGATAAACTGATTGACACGGCCATCCAGATGGTTAAGAAGATGCTGGATGACGATAGTGAAGCCATTACGATCATTTACGGTGAAGGCGCTGATCAGGCGGCTGCCGAAAAAGTCCAGGCCGGCATTTTGAAATTGGATGACGAACTGGAAGTTGAGATTCACGAAGGTGATCAACCAGTCTACCCATTCTTAATTTCGGTTGAATAA